Proteins encoded in a region of the Pirellulales bacterium genome:
- a CDS encoding AMP-binding protein, with translation MPRLAPPRQFLRNCRRVGRRLKVADSTGVELTGSQLLVRTLILRRLLLREVLSPAEKYVGLILPPSAGGVVANIALPLAGRIGVNLNYTAASAVINNCIEQCDIRHILTSRRLMERMKLDLKADLVYLDDFKDKVTLADKIAAALQSKLPIGMLERRLGIDHLQPDDLLTIIFTSGSTGDPKGVMLSQDNVASQIESINDAVHLRPDDAAMGVLPFFHSYGYTATMWTVLALAPKGVYHFDPRDAQQIGKLCAKHRVTVFMATPTFLRIYLRRVQPADFGSLEVVFASAEKLPKELSDAFETKFGMRPYEAYGCTEMSPLVAVNVPPSRARNPQIPSAREGTVGKPILNVQAKIVDLETGADLPLVELRASSSGESGAVATGEPGLLLVTGPNVMKGYFNRPDLTAPVIRDGWYVTGDVARIDADGFIQITDRQSRFSKIGGEMIPHIKIEEAIQQALSAEDGTLQAVVTAIPDPFRGERLVVVHLALSKTPEQLCRDLANAGLPNIWIPSADSFCQVEEIPILGSGKLDLRALKELALNKFAPASA, from the coding sequence ATGCCTCGCCTCGCGCCGCCACGTCAATTCTTGCGTAACTGCCGCCGGGTCGGCCGCCGTCTAAAAGTCGCCGATTCGACAGGAGTCGAACTGACGGGCAGCCAATTGCTGGTGCGTACTCTGATCTTGCGCCGCTTACTGCTGCGCGAAGTGCTGTCGCCCGCTGAAAAATACGTCGGCCTCATTCTCCCGCCGTCGGCCGGCGGCGTCGTCGCCAACATCGCCTTGCCGCTGGCCGGCCGCATCGGCGTAAACTTGAACTACACCGCCGCCTCCGCGGTGATCAACAACTGCATCGAGCAATGCGACATTCGCCATATTCTCACGAGTCGCCGGCTGATGGAGCGCATGAAGCTCGACCTCAAAGCCGATCTTGTCTATCTCGACGATTTCAAGGACAAGGTGACGCTTGCGGACAAAATCGCTGCCGCGCTACAGTCGAAGCTGCCGATCGGCATGTTGGAACGCCGGCTGGGCATCGACCACCTGCAACCCGACGATCTGCTGACGATCATTTTTACATCCGGTTCGACGGGCGATCCTAAAGGAGTGATGCTTTCGCAAGACAACGTCGCTTCACAAATCGAATCGATCAACGACGCGGTTCATCTGCGGCCGGACGACGCGGCAATGGGCGTCTTGCCGTTTTTCCACAGCTACGGCTACACGGCGACGATGTGGACCGTGTTGGCGCTGGCACCTAAAGGGGTCTATCATTTCGACCCGCGCGACGCGCAGCAAATTGGCAAGCTGTGCGCAAAGCACCGCGTGACCGTGTTCATGGCGACGCCGACGTTCTTGCGGATCTATCTCCGCCGCGTGCAACCTGCCGACTTTGGCTCGCTCGAAGTGGTGTTCGCCTCGGCGGAAAAGTTGCCGAAAGAATTGAGCGACGCCTTCGAAACCAAGTTCGGCATGCGGCCCTACGAGGCCTATGGCTGCACCGAAATGTCGCCGCTGGTGGCGGTGAACGTCCCGCCGAGCCGCGCTCGAAACCCGCAGATCCCCAGCGCCCGCGAAGGTACGGTTGGCAAACCCATTCTGAACGTTCAAGCCAAAATTGTCGATCTCGAAACCGGCGCAGACTTGCCCCTTGTCGAGCTGCGCGCATCGTCAAGCGGTGAGTCGGGAGCGGTTGCAACCGGCGAACCTGGCCTTCTGCTTGTCACCGGCCCAAACGTGATGAAAGGCTACTTCAATCGTCCCGACCTAACAGCACCTGTCATTCGCGACGGCTGGTATGTAACCGGCGATGTGGCAAGGATCGACGCCGACGGGTTCATTCAAATCACCGACCGCCAAAGCCGTTTCTCGAAAATTGGCGGCGAAATGATTCCGCATATCAAAATCGAGGAAGCAATCCAGCAAGCCTTGTCTGCCGAAGACGGCACGTTGCAGGCCGTCGTCACCGCCATCCCTGATCCCTTCCGCGGCGAACGGCTCGTCGTCGTACATCTGGCTCTTTCAAAAACTCCCGAACAACTCTGCCGCGACCTGGCCAACGCCGGTCTTCCGAACATTTGGATCCCGTCGGCCGACAGCTTCTGCCAGGTCGAAGAAATCCCCATCCTAGGCAGCGGCAAGCTCGATTTGCGGGCGTTGAAGGAGCTAGCGCTGAATAAGTTTGCTCCTGCCAGCGCGTGA